The following are from one region of the Bacteroidota bacterium genome:
- a CDS encoding T9SS type A sorting domain-containing protein encodes MPSRLPTRLAALLSLFLLLPHPFASAQVTEADSMALVTIYNRMGGPNWTNNAGWLQDRVGNWFGISAANNRVSRIDLTGNGVTGSIPAAIGQLTHVDTLAFTANDLSGTIPPEIGDVDSLRFLLLPNNELTGAIPEELGQLAALEFMALAGNKLSGPIPATLGQLDNLVNLDLFRNQLEGPIPPELGDMDSLELLFLTSNRITGTIPPELGQLENLRTFHLSGNLLEGTLPPTLGEMPLLRVFDVSFNNLDGELPASLGNLGNLEVLWIFNNVLEGTLPSTLGDLASLKNFNLSNTNLTGNIPESFIGMEMLNSFNYRNTTVCSPVGTPLQAWLDGIGTLTGNGMACEPTSNEAVERPPNVLIIEPHYPNPSRSVTHIRYRLPAASAVKLFLYDAQGKRIQQQTLGSQAPGWHEATLNLDDLPRGTYWYQLQSDTFSATRSIVVQ; translated from the coding sequence TTGCCATCTCGTTTGCCTACCCGCCTGGCTGCGCTGCTTTCTTTATTCCTGTTGCTTCCCCATCCTTTTGCTTCTGCCCAGGTTACCGAAGCAGACTCTATGGCCCTCGTCACCATTTACAACAGAATGGGAGGCCCCAACTGGACCAACAATGCAGGTTGGCTACAGGACCGTGTTGGGAACTGGTTTGGGATTTCTGCCGCTAACAATCGGGTTTCCCGTATTGATCTGACGGGGAACGGCGTCACCGGGAGCATACCTGCAGCCATCGGCCAGCTTACCCATGTAGACACGCTTGCCTTTACTGCCAACGACCTCTCCGGCACTATCCCACCCGAGATAGGCGATGTAGACAGCCTCAGATTCCTTTTGCTTCCCAACAATGAACTCACCGGCGCTATCCCTGAAGAACTGGGCCAGCTCGCTGCGCTCGAGTTTATGGCGCTTGCCGGCAACAAACTCTCTGGTCCAATTCCAGCCACCCTCGGGCAATTGGACAATCTTGTCAATCTCGACCTCTTCAGAAATCAACTCGAAGGGCCCATTCCACCTGAACTGGGTGACATGGATAGCCTCGAGTTGTTGTTTCTGACGTCAAACAGAATTACCGGCACCATCCCACCTGAACTGGGGCAACTGGAAAACCTGCGAACGTTCCACTTGTCTGGCAACCTCCTTGAAGGCACACTCCCACCAACGCTCGGCGAAATGCCGCTGCTTCGTGTATTTGATGTATCCTTCAACAACCTCGATGGAGAGCTACCTGCATCGCTTGGCAACCTTGGTAATCTTGAAGTGCTGTGGATTTTCAACAACGTATTGGAAGGCACCTTGCCATCAACCCTCGGCGACCTCGCCTCCCTCAAAAACTTCAACCTCTCCAACACCAACCTAACCGGCAACATCCCTGAGTCGTTTATTGGCATGGAAATGCTTAACTCGTTCAACTATCGCAATACAACAGTATGCAGCCCGGTAGGCACTCCGCTCCAGGCCTGGCTGGATGGTATTGGTACCCTTACCGGCAATGGGATGGCGTGCGAGCCAACCAGCAACGAAGCTGTAGAACGTCCGCCCAATGTGCTAATTATTGAGCCACATTACCCCAACCCAAGCCGTTCTGTTACACACATTCGATACCGTTTGCCGGCGGCTAGCGCTGTAAAACTATTTCTGTATGATGCGCAGGGAAAACGCATCCAACAACAGACGCTTGGCAGCCAGGCGCCGGGCTGGCATGAAGCAACACTCAACTTAGACGATCTTCCACGAGGTACGTACTGGTATCAACTGCAATCTGATACCTTCTCGGCTACGCGCAGTATCGTTGTACAATAA
- a CDS encoding uracil-DNA glycosylase family protein, whose amino-acid sequence MQSLLQDIANCTVCSEHLILGPRPVVQASPKSKLVIIGQAPGLAVHKSGVPWQDKSGDTLRAWLGMAEETFYNPDHVALIPMGFCYPGKGKSGDLPPRKECAPLWHEALLDKMFNVQLTLLIGSYAQGCYLEKRAHKTLTETVRHFKDYLPRFFVLPHPSPRNNIWQAKNPWFKADVLPALKQLLATN is encoded by the coding sequence ATGCAGTCCCTTTTGCAAGACATTGCCAATTGCACGGTATGTAGCGAACACCTGATCCTCGGCCCGCGGCCCGTCGTGCAGGCATCGCCAAAGAGCAAGCTCGTTATTATCGGGCAGGCGCCAGGGCTTGCGGTCCACAAAAGTGGTGTCCCGTGGCAAGATAAAAGCGGCGACACCCTTCGAGCATGGCTGGGGATGGCTGAAGAGACGTTTTACAATCCGGACCATGTTGCGCTGATCCCGATGGGTTTTTGTTACCCGGGAAAGGGCAAATCGGGAGACCTGCCACCACGGAAAGAATGCGCGCCGCTGTGGCATGAAGCGTTGCTTGACAAGATGTTCAACGTTCAACTTACGCTCTTGATCGGCAGTTACGCGCAAGGGTGCTACCTCGAGAAACGGGCGCATAAAACCCTTACGGAAACGGTACGGCATTTCAAAGATTACTTGCCACGCTTTTTTGTATTGCCACATCCCTCTCCAAGAAATAACATCTGGCAGGCAAAGAATCCATGGTTTAAAGCGGATGTATTGCCTGCGCTCAAACAGCTTCTTGCAACAAACTGA
- a CDS encoding aryl-sulfate sulfotransferase, with protein sequence MRRNPFSVVRNCFTLLLLLFVIAACDTNNPDENDASDIITGLTITPNPTGYAPLTAEIALQTNQPVQVELFIQGRNGALTDVQHRFDGVSDEMTLPIAGLYAGTTEFTLRFFDEQGVSLGQISEEITTDPLSMDMPEVVIDVDNPSSMKPGMNLTGYFGHNGTFRPMKPLIFDAGGDIRWHLDFTNHPILNDLFYDNGPERLANGNFYLADQSAARIVELDLLGNIVNDWDFPGYEFHHHVLEKPNGNFLVTATRLDVATVEDYIIEIDRSSGDIIREWDLNQSLEYGRRVWVSPFVPPDIDWFHGNGLAYDPTDDTVIISGRTQGTVKLTATNEVVWIVAPHLDWGTAGDGTDMNTKLLQPLDANGQPITDSDILDGNTNHPDFEWSWYQHAPELMPDGTLLLFDNGDRRNYAMDQLYSRAVAYRIDETNMTIQQVWSYGKERGEETYSQIVSDVDYHVDEDNIVFMPGAAGRNQGAPYGKVVEVDFNTKNVVFEATMTAPTAQFGITFHRVERLPLYP encoded by the coding sequence ATGCGCAGGAATCCTTTTTCTGTTGTTCGTAACTGTTTTACCCTGCTTTTGCTGCTGTTTGTCATTGCGGCATGTGACACAAACAACCCGGACGAAAATGATGCATCTGACATCATTACCGGGCTTACCATTACACCTAACCCAACCGGTTACGCACCGCTAACCGCAGAAATTGCACTGCAAACCAACCAGCCCGTCCAGGTAGAGCTTTTTATTCAGGGACGCAATGGCGCACTAACCGACGTACAGCACCGGTTTGACGGTGTATCAGATGAAATGACATTGCCCATTGCAGGGCTTTACGCCGGCACCACAGAATTCACGCTTCGCTTTTTTGACGAACAAGGCGTCTCTCTTGGCCAAATATCAGAGGAGATCACTACCGACCCGCTTAGCATGGACATGCCTGAAGTGGTAATTGATGTAGACAATCCGTCATCCATGAAACCAGGCATGAACCTCACGGGCTACTTTGGCCACAACGGTACCTTCCGGCCCATGAAACCCCTCATCTTCGACGCCGGCGGCGATATTCGCTGGCATCTCGACTTCACCAACCACCCCATCCTCAACGACCTTTTTTACGACAACGGCCCCGAGCGCCTTGCCAATGGCAACTTTTATTTGGCAGACCAGAGCGCTGCCCGCATCGTTGAACTGGATTTGCTGGGCAATATTGTCAATGACTGGGACTTCCCGGGGTATGAATTCCATCATCACGTCCTCGAAAAACCCAACGGCAATTTTTTGGTCACGGCCACCCGGCTGGATGTAGCAACAGTTGAAGATTACATCATCGAAATCGACCGCAGTTCGGGCGACATCATCCGGGAATGGGATCTGAACCAGTCACTTGAGTATGGCCGGCGCGTGTGGGTATCACCGTTTGTCCCGCCCGACATCGACTGGTTTCACGGCAACGGACTTGCCTACGACCCAACAGACGACACAGTTATCATTTCTGGCCGCACACAGGGCACTGTAAAACTAACGGCGACCAATGAGGTTGTGTGGATTGTTGCACCACACCTCGACTGGGGTACTGCCGGCGACGGCACTGACATGAATACCAAACTGCTGCAGCCCCTCGATGCTAATGGCCAGCCAATCACCGACAGCGATATCCTCGACGGCAACACCAACCATCCAGACTTCGAGTGGTCATGGTACCAGCACGCCCCCGAACTCATGCCCGACGGTACCCTGCTTTTATTTGACAACGGCGACCGACGAAATTACGCGATGGACCAACTATACAGCCGTGCTGTTGCGTACCGCATTGATGAAACCAATATGACCATTCAACAAGTGTGGTCGTACGGCAAAGAACGCGGCGAGGAAACGTACTCGCAAATTGTATCAGATGTGGATTATCATGTAGATGAAGACAACATCGTCTTTATGCCCGGCGCCGCCGGCAGAAATCAGGGCGCTCCATATGGCAAAGTTGTAGAAGTGGATTTCAACACAAAAAACGTTGTCTTCGAAGCCACCATGACCGCCCCAACAGCCCAATTCGGTATCACCTTCCACCGCGTAGAACGGCTACCGCTTTACCCGTAA
- a CDS encoding ABC transporter ATP-binding protein, with protein sequence MPQPSIQVSGLTKVYRSTLSSGVKALDDLDLTVEAGEIFGLLGPNGAGKTTLVKILLSVVHPTNGTASLFGAPVKDPAARAKIGFLPENHRFPEFLTPAQMLDLYGRLAGVSANLRKSRTDELLNLVNMGKWRDVKIKKFSKGMMQRVGIAQAMMNDPDLLFLDEPTDGVDPIGRREIRDVLATLQNRGKTIFLNSHLLSEVEQLCTSVAILNKGKKIREGAVEDLTRVETHFDLITTPIPSPLLAELAAKVNISEQKSAAELSTYRLAEADRAALNQVIDTLRQHNIEIDEVRPMRQSLEERFVAEVTVDN encoded by the coding sequence ATGCCGCAACCCAGTATTCAAGTATCGGGCCTGACCAAGGTCTACCGCAGCACCCTTTCTTCGGGCGTGAAAGCGCTCGATGACCTTGACCTGACGGTTGAGGCCGGCGAAATCTTTGGCCTGCTTGGGCCGAATGGCGCCGGCAAAACTACGCTGGTCAAAATTCTGCTCAGCGTGGTCCACCCGACAAACGGTACCGCAAGCCTCTTTGGCGCACCGGTTAAAGACCCGGCCGCGCGTGCAAAGATTGGCTTTCTCCCTGAAAATCATCGTTTCCCGGAATTCCTGACACCCGCCCAAATGCTCGACCTGTATGGTCGGCTGGCTGGTGTATCGGCAAACTTGCGTAAATCGCGCACAGACGAACTGCTCAATCTGGTCAACATGGGCAAGTGGCGGGATGTGAAGATTAAAAAATTCTCAAAAGGGATGATGCAGCGCGTCGGTATTGCGCAAGCAATGATGAACGACCCGGACCTCCTCTTTCTGGATGAACCCACAGATGGCGTTGACCCCATTGGCCGGCGGGAAATACGCGACGTCCTTGCTACGCTGCAAAACAGGGGAAAAACCATTTTCCTTAACTCACACCTGCTTTCAGAAGTGGAGCAACTGTGCACAAGCGTTGCCATTCTCAACAAAGGCAAAAAAATTCGCGAAGGCGCCGTAGAAGACCTGACCCGCGTTGAAACCCACTTTGACCTGATCACAACCCCCATTCCTTCGCCACTGCTGGCAGAACTGGCTGCCAAGGTCAACATCAGCGAGCAAAAAAGCGCCGCGGAGCTATCCACCTACCGGCTTGCGGAAGCAGACCGGGCAGCCTTGAACCAGGTCATTGATACCCTGCGGCAGCACAACATCGAAATAGATGAAGTGCGTCCGATGCGCCAGTCGCTGGAAGAACGGTTTGTTGCTGAAGTCACTGTAGATAACTAG
- a CDS encoding ABC transporter permease subunit produces the protein MFGILLLTLRELTAKKITLGLFLMSTLIWVLLSFALNLDIVDGTLAGLRIFGQEAQESGNNPLGDTSLLKFVVGAQTAVAGASYWIGILLALFATAPLINNMLERGRIDLLLSKPISRPKLLLSHVLGVLLVVFLLATYLMGMIWLVMSIKSGVWHTQFLSAIVMVMLMFAVMYSIVLLLGVTTQSTALSLIVTYGLIFCSIIFAAKDQLAMQINPPWRQVYLGLYHALPNFAEVTKTVVQLAGGETVETWYPLFSSLLFGAVVYALAFFQFNRKDF, from the coding sequence ATGTTTGGGATTCTCCTCCTTACCCTGCGCGAACTCACCGCGAAGAAAATTACACTTGGCCTGTTTCTGATGAGCACGCTCATCTGGGTGCTGCTGAGCTTTGCCCTGAACCTGGATATCGTTGACGGCACCCTGGCCGGCCTCCGCATTTTTGGTCAGGAAGCACAAGAAAGTGGTAACAATCCGCTGGGCGATACCTCGTTGCTCAAGTTTGTTGTCGGCGCGCAAACAGCCGTGGCCGGCGCCAGTTACTGGATTGGTATTCTCCTGGCCCTCTTTGCGACGGCGCCCCTGATTAACAACATGCTGGAACGCGGACGCATCGACTTACTGCTTTCAAAACCGATTAGCCGGCCCAAACTATTGTTGAGCCATGTGCTTGGTGTTTTGCTGGTTGTCTTTTTGCTGGCAACCTACCTGATGGGTATGATCTGGCTGGTGATGTCGATCAAATCGGGCGTATGGCATACCCAGTTTTTATCGGCGATCGTGATGGTTATGCTCATGTTTGCCGTCATGTATAGCATTGTGCTGTTACTGGGCGTAACCACGCAAAGCACGGCCCTATCGCTAATTGTTACCTATGGACTCATTTTCTGCTCGATCATATTTGCTGCAAAAGACCAGCTGGCGATGCAAATCAATCCTCCGTGGCGACAGGTATATCTGGGGCTGTATCATGCCTTACCCAACTTTGCCGAAGTAACAAAAACGGTGGTGCAACTAGCAGGAGGAGAAACCGTAGAGACATGGTATCCGCTTTTTTCCTCCCTTTTGTTCGGCGCAGTAGTCTATGCGCTGGCCTTTTTCCAGTTTAATCGCAAAGATTTCTAA
- a CDS encoding DUF3352 domain-containing protein gives MKRISSFSKMTALMFVAVGLLFTACEPYQFQALKGTVTTEAKNAIDVLPADVMYVAMMNTQDLDNNEFTDVLGPQGAIYGNSSQEGVAMLMSFLEVTNLDPEEDLQSIYLAVSESDRSQPDFSAVVYVENDPESLENYLENYATGTKQMRNYKGINIFESTDGDAPSVGLANEEMVLFGSSSVLIEAMIDRLQGEASVTPALSSDDDMMALVEDAAIGGSGWFIGKKPADANLGFNNNMTDSMARDAMQIWSALDYAVGTLNIEGDGFDSQVLFYPSENVSTDDMASLMNGLIAAAKAFPEIEAQQLEVLDDLRAKASGDYVRIAMYIDNNMIQTVSGR, from the coding sequence ATGAAGCGCATTTCTTCTTTTTCAAAAATGACGGCCCTGATGTTTGTGGCTGTCGGCCTCCTGTTCACTGCATGTGAACCCTATCAATTCCAGGCCCTCAAAGGCACCGTTACTACGGAAGCCAAAAACGCCATTGATGTGTTGCCGGCTGACGTGATGTACGTCGCCATGATGAACACCCAAGATCTGGACAACAACGAATTCACAGACGTACTTGGTCCGCAAGGTGCTATCTATGGCAATTCTTCGCAAGAAGGGGTTGCCATGCTCATGAGCTTTCTTGAGGTAACCAACCTTGACCCTGAAGAAGATCTTCAATCTATTTACCTCGCTGTAAGTGAATCAGATCGTTCGCAGCCTGATTTCAGTGCCGTTGTTTATGTTGAGAATGACCCGGAAAGCCTGGAAAATTATCTTGAAAACTATGCAACCGGCACCAAGCAGATGCGGAATTACAAAGGCATCAATATTTTCGAATCCACCGACGGTGACGCCCCAAGTGTTGGCCTGGCCAACGAAGAGATGGTGTTATTCGGGAGTTCGTCGGTATTGATCGAAGCGATGATCGACAGGCTACAGGGTGAAGCGTCAGTCACGCCGGCGTTGTCTTCTGATGACGACATGATGGCGCTTGTGGAAGATGCAGCAATAGGTGGGAGCGGTTGGTTCATCGGCAAGAAGCCAGCAGATGCAAACCTGGGCTTCAATAACAACATGACCGATTCAATGGCACGCGACGCGATGCAAATTTGGTCAGCCCTCGACTATGCCGTGGGCACGTTGAATATTGAGGGTGATGGTTTTGACTCGCAGGTGCTTTTTTATCCCAGCGAAAATGTCTCTACAGATGACATGGCAAGCCTTATGAATGGCCTGATTGCCGCAGCAAAGGCATTTCCAGAAATTGAGGCGCAACAACTCGAAGTACTGGACGATCTGCGTGCAAAAGCATCTGGTGATTATGTGCGTATCGCCATGTACATCGACAACAACATGATCCAGACCGTCAGTGGACGATAA
- a CDS encoding DUF1501 domain-containing protein, translated as MHTDKKNKTNFRDGSRLEHGEAHAKQHAQWSRRQFFQALGVASIGGSFMFQQTAMTAFGQSSMLNSLRGADTDRVLVLLQMDGGNDGLNTIVPVNNDTYYSERPNLAIAKGDTIALNEDRGLNNALADLYPFYADGRTAIVEGVGYPSPNLSHFRSTDIWMSASDGDTFITDGWTGRTMETMFPTFGEPPSPFPLGVQLGGSSFLFNGVGKNTGMSIASPAAFDRLAGKGIAFDFDGIPETTYGNEMRYARQVINDSYRYATAIQDAAGNATNQVNYPDTALASDLSIVAKLIKGELGARVYVVSIGGFDTHAEQEPLHTQLLQQIGGAVKSFVEDLEAAELMDRVLIMSFSEFGRSVFENGSFGTDHSTAAPLFVLANELQGGMYGAMPDLTATDQFGDPLFNVDFRAVYQTILQGWFGLEYGEANSVLGGSFDTLNFLGALPIAVDDAPDAGAFRLMQNYPNPAVNLTTIGYELPATTPVRLEVFDVQGRQLMSVVDATQPAGRYEVPVATQGLPAGRYFYRLTTERGVQTKALSVVR; from the coding sequence ATGCATACAGATAAAAAAAATAAAACCAACTTTCGTGACGGAAGCCGCCTCGAACATGGTGAAGCCCACGCAAAGCAGCACGCGCAGTGGTCGCGTCGGCAATTCTTTCAGGCACTCGGTGTAGCTTCCATTGGCGGAAGTTTCATGTTTCAGCAAACCGCAATGACAGCATTCGGACAATCGTCTATGCTGAATTCCTTGCGTGGCGCTGACACCGATCGCGTCCTCGTTTTGCTTCAGATGGACGGCGGCAACGATGGACTGAATACCATTGTGCCTGTAAACAATGACACGTATTACAGCGAGCGGCCAAATCTTGCCATTGCAAAAGGTGATACCATCGCGTTGAATGAAGATCGGGGCCTGAACAACGCATTGGCGGACCTGTACCCGTTTTATGCTGATGGCCGTACGGCTATTGTTGAAGGGGTCGGATATCCGAGTCCCAACCTTTCACATTTTCGGTCTACGGACATCTGGATGTCTGCCTCCGATGGGGACACATTTATCACAGACGGCTGGACCGGTCGTACCATGGAAACCATGTTTCCGACCTTTGGTGAGCCGCCATCCCCATTTCCTTTGGGTGTGCAGTTAGGTGGGTCTTCCTTCCTGTTCAATGGGGTTGGTAAAAACACGGGGATGTCCATTGCGAGTCCGGCCGCATTTGACCGGTTGGCCGGCAAAGGCATCGCGTTTGATTTTGATGGGATTCCGGAGACGACCTATGGCAATGAAATGCGATATGCGCGCCAGGTAATCAACGATTCGTACCGCTATGCCACAGCGATTCAGGATGCCGCCGGCAATGCAACCAACCAGGTAAACTATCCGGATACAGCACTTGCCTCAGACCTGTCTATTGTCGCAAAACTCATTAAGGGAGAACTAGGGGCCCGTGTTTACGTGGTGTCCATTGGCGGATTTGACACGCATGCAGAGCAAGAACCATTACACACGCAGCTGCTGCAGCAAATTGGCGGTGCCGTCAAGTCGTTTGTGGAAGACCTGGAAGCGGCCGAGTTGATGGACCGCGTACTGATTATGTCGTTCTCCGAGTTTGGTCGGTCTGTGTTTGAAAATGGGTCATTTGGTACGGACCACAGCACAGCTGCGCCCCTGTTTGTACTTGCGAATGAACTGCAGGGCGGGATGTACGGCGCTATGCCTGACCTTACCGCTACCGATCAGTTTGGCGACCCGTTGTTTAATGTAGACTTCCGCGCGGTTTACCAGACTATTTTGCAAGGATGGTTTGGGCTTGAGTATGGCGAAGCCAACTCGGTGCTAGGCGGATCTTTTGACACGCTCAATTTCCTGGGGGCGCTGCCGATCGCTGTGGATGATGCGCCAGATGCCGGCGCTTTCCGCCTTATGCAAAACTATCCGAATCCTGCCGTAAACCTGACAACCATTGGGTACGAATTGCCGGCAACAACCCCTGTTCGGCTTGAAGTATTCGACGTGCAGGGGCGGCAGTTGATGTCGGTTGTGGATGCTACGCAGCCAGCAGGCCGCTATGAGGTGCCCGTTGCAACACAAGGATTGCCAGCCGGACGGTATTTCTACCGCTTGACTACCGAAAGGGGCGTACAAACAAAAGCCCTGAGCGTAGTACGCTAG
- a CDS encoding DUF1800 domain-containing protein, which produces MPSNPVYKTHIARLMVERGLITPRTAPVDSPSPSKNSLTAQPVLANANLTPRTTPLSRQEAAHLLRRASYGAAPLRLQALIGMPANEAVSQLFAEAAAAPKPEEPDWASLPPVDWRAPLEEQLEFIDKNFRWFEDMQVTMLHEMQQHGLREKMTMFWANLLVTDYDTHGVSAVAYRYVELLRDEGLGNFKDLVHAIGRDMAMLYYLDGFLSEIGEPNENYARELLELFTMGINDKNGNPNYTQSDIEEIARALTGWKVDLDSLSVNFAAGLFDAGTKTIFGQTGNWGYDQVIDIIFEQRADQISHYICSRMYREFVYHTPNEEVVEQMVTLFKSSGFDIKTVMQTLISSEHFFSADVIGGRFKSPSELYVGMVIEAGVTASSDRAFLDMVYGVKNSGQALLNPPNVAGWPGYRSWLTTSSVADRFQYIGFYVSNFYIPDDALLAMANSIHDASDANAAFRLPLALATHFSPVAVEQLFIDPVSGDLSGGVQPVPDEFANGPDYVLDLTKRLLEGTPWYEWDLSQPGAIDRVRRFLIYLYQLPEIHLN; this is translated from the coding sequence ATGCCTTCGAATCCCGTCTATAAAACCCATATAGCGCGGTTGATGGTTGAACGTGGACTGATTACGCCACGGACAGCACCTGTTGATTCACCATCACCGAGCAAAAATTCGCTGACAGCACAACCAGTGCTGGCCAATGCCAACCTTACGCCGCGTACAACTCCGCTGAGCCGGCAAGAAGCTGCGCACCTGCTACGGCGTGCCAGCTACGGCGCTGCGCCGCTACGATTGCAAGCGCTCATCGGTATGCCGGCCAATGAAGCTGTGAGTCAGCTATTTGCTGAAGCAGCTGCAGCACCCAAACCCGAAGAGCCTGATTGGGCCAGTTTGCCGCCTGTTGACTGGCGCGCACCACTCGAAGAGCAGCTTGAGTTTATCGACAAGAACTTTCGCTGGTTTGAGGATATGCAGGTAACCATGCTGCACGAAATGCAGCAACATGGCCTGCGCGAGAAAATGACCATGTTCTGGGCCAATTTACTGGTCACCGATTACGATACGCACGGTGTAAGCGCCGTAGCCTATCGGTACGTCGAGTTGCTGCGCGACGAGGGACTGGGCAATTTCAAAGATCTGGTGCATGCCATTGGCCGTGATATGGCCATGCTGTACTACCTCGACGGATTTCTCAGCGAAATCGGTGAGCCAAACGAAAACTATGCGCGTGAATTGCTTGAGCTCTTCACGATGGGGATTAACGATAAAAACGGAAATCCTAACTATACCCAGTCTGATATCGAGGAGATTGCCCGCGCACTAACGGGATGGAAAGTCGACCTCGATTCGTTGTCTGTTAATTTTGCCGCCGGTTTGTTTGATGCCGGCACCAAAACAATTTTTGGACAAACGGGCAATTGGGGATACGATCAGGTCATCGACATCATTTTTGAACAGCGTGCTGACCAGATTTCGCATTACATCTGTAGCCGGATGTACCGCGAGTTTGTGTATCACACCCCGAACGAGGAGGTGGTAGAGCAGATGGTGACACTGTTCAAGTCGAGCGGATTTGATATAAAAACAGTGATGCAAACGCTGATTTCGAGCGAGCACTTTTTCTCGGCTGACGTCATTGGCGGCCGCTTCAAGTCACCTTCGGAGTTGTATGTTGGGATGGTGATCGAGGCCGGCGTTACCGCGTCCAGCGATCGTGCGTTTCTCGACATGGTGTATGGCGTAAAAAATAGCGGCCAGGCGTTGCTTAACCCGCCAAACGTTGCCGGCTGGCCCGGATACCGAAGCTGGCTCACCACTTCCAGTGTGGCAGACCGATTCCAGTACATCGGATTCTACGTGTCAAACTTTTACATCCCTGATGATGCGCTGCTGGCCATGGCCAATAGCATCCATGATGCGTCAGATGCAAACGCCGCGTTCCGCCTGCCATTGGCATTGGCAACGCACTTCTCACCCGTTGCGGTTGAGCAGCTGTTTATCGATCCCGTTTCCGGTGATCTATCGGGCGGTGTACAGCCTGTGCCTGATGAATTTGCAAACGGGCCGGACTACGTGCTGGATCTGACCAAACGCCTGCTTGAAGGTACGCCGTGGTATGAATGGGACCTGAGCCAACCGGGCGCTATTGACCGGGTGCGCAGGTTTCTGATCTATCTCTACCAACTCCCAGAGATCCACCTCAACTAA